The following coding sequences are from one Capsicum annuum cultivar UCD-10X-F1 chromosome 3, UCD10Xv1.1, whole genome shotgun sequence window:
- the LOC107862046 gene encoding lamin-like protein — translation MLDQCHWVEYSQKVGLSQLALLLQPITSSSEPLSLAPVNVSLNMDLSVLFLLLLAAVATTVNATDHIVGANKGWNPGINYTLWANNQTFYAGDYISFRYKKTEYNVFLVNETGYDNCTIEGALGNWTSGKDFIMLNETERYYFICGTGGCLNGMKVSVVVHPLPTPPMSAIVPRHSSEKSAAPAAARGFRSLLAMSFAFFGLTLCGSVWI, via the exons ATGCTGGACCAG TGCCACTGGGTCGAGTACAGCCAAAAGGTGGGACTTTCTCAGCTGGCTTTGCTTCTTCAACCAATCACGTCCAGCTCAGAGCCTCTATCACTTGCTCCTGTCAACGTCTCTCTCAACATGGATCTCTCTGttctcttcctcctcctcctcgcCGCCGTTGCCACCACCGTCAACGCCACCGACCACATTGTCGGAGCTAACAAAGGCTGGAACCCCGGCATCAACTACACTCTTTGGGCCAACAACCAAACCTTCTATGCTGGTGATTATATCT CTTTTAGGTACAAGAAGACGGAGTACAATGTGTTCTTAGTGAATGAGACTGGATACGATAACTGCACTATAGAAGGTGCATTGGGGAATTGGACAAGCGGAAAAGACTTCATTATGCTGAACGAAACAGAGAGGTACTACTTCATTTGTGGCACCGGTGGTTGCTTAAACGGCATGAAAGTTTCGGTGGTCGTTCATCCTCTTCCAACTCCTCCGATGTCTGCAATTGTCCCTAGGCATTCCTCCGAAAAGTCTGCTGCTCCGGCGGCGGCGCGTGGTTTTCGGTCACTACTGGCGATGAGTTTTGCCTTTTTTGGATTGACATTATGCGGTTCAGTTTGGATCTAG
- the LOC124897221 gene encoding pentatricopeptide repeat-containing protein At1g80880, mitochondrial produces MRLLSLARKLYSARPVTIKHIISYQHSSLFAAQAKLTRHFFVAFRQPSVRHCSTVPPKHTLFSSGNSTCYEIINFDKCVDTLRERTDFDVGEFVGIVQKASDFGSRDEAMLFLDECGVKPNHDLVFLVIWELRDQWKLAYLLFRWCEKCKCLDENTWCLMIWILGNRAKFSSAWSLIRDRIQMSTNVQEAVLIMIDRYAAANNSGKAIQTFQILEKCSMSPDQRTLLTFLNILCKHGFIEEAEEFMLVNKKLFPLEVDGFNIILNGWCNIVVDIFEAKRIWREMSKCCIEPNGTSYAHMISCFSKVRNLFDSLRLYDEMQKRGWVPGLEVYNALIYVLTCENCVKEALKIIDKMKHMGLRPDSSTYNLMVCPLCESSMLGEARSILALMEEDNISPTIETYHAFLASVSLEATVEVLNTMRKAGVGPNRGTLLLVLDRFMKLKQPENALKMWVEMKQYEVVPESAHYSLLVGGLLEHRLFSKARELYAEMKSNGIDDPSLQKFFQPTGSRGQGDVSNPEHTRKGKLVKHGRHKVVRSEKYRR; encoded by the exons ATGCGGTTGCTCTCTCTAGCGCGAAAGCTCTATAGTGCTCGTCCCGTAACTATTAAGCATATAATCAGCTATCAGCATTCTTCATTGTTTGCCGCACAGGCAAAATTAACGCGCCATTTCTTTGTGGCATTTCGTCAACCATCTGTTAGGCATTGTTCTACTGTACCACCCAAGCACACTTTATTTAGCTCCGGCAATTCCACTTGCTACGAAATCATCAATTTCGATAAGTGTGTGGATACATTACGTGAAAGAACTGATTTTGACGTTGGCGAATTTGTTGGGATTGTACAAAAGGCCAGTGATTTTGGTTCTAGAGATGAAGCCATGTTGTTTCTTGATGAATGTGGGGTTAAGCCGAATCACGACTTGGTATTTTTGGTGATTTGGGAGTTGAGAGACCAGTGGAAGTTAGCTTATTTGCTATTCAGATGGTGTGAGAAATGCAAATGCCTTGACGAAAACACGTGGTGTTTGATGATATGGATTCTGGGCAATCGTGCTAAATTTAGTTCTGCTTGGTCTTTGATCCGTGATCGTATACAGATGTCAACAAATGTTCAAGAAGCTGTTCTCATCATGATTGATAG ATATGCTGCTGCCAATAATTCGGGTAAAGCTATACAGACATTCCAGATTTTGGAGAAGTGCAGTATGTCTCCTGATCAGAGAACATTACTGACATTCTTGAATATTCTATGCAAGCATGGTTTTattgaagaagctgaagaattcatGCTTGTCAATAAGAAGCTATTCCCCTTGGAAGTTGATGGCTTTAATATTATTCTCAATGGATGGTGCAATATAGTGGTTGATATATTTGAAGCCAAAAGAATATGGCGAGAAATGTCCAAGTGTTGTATTGAACCAAATGGTACTTCATATGCCCACATGATTTCCTGCTTCTCCAAGGTTAGAAATTTGTTCGATTCACTAAGACTTTATGATGAAATGCAGAAACGGGGTTGGGTTCCAGGCCTGGAGGTGTATAATGCTTTGATATATGTACTGACTTGTGAGAATTGTGTGAAGGAAGCTCTTAAGATTATTGACAAAATGAAACATATGGGCCTGCGTCCTGATTCTAGTACATACAACTTAATGGTATGTCCTCTATGTGAATCATCTATGTTGGGTGAGGCAAGAAGTATATTAGCTCTGATGGAGGAAGACAATATCAGTCCAACTATTGAAACGTACCATGCATTTCTTGCAAGTGTTAGTCTAGAAGCAACTGTTGAAGTTCTTAACACTATGAGAAAAGCTGGAGTTGGTCCAAACAGGGGGACCCTTCTGTTAGTTCTTGATAGATTTATGAAGTTGAAGCAGCCTGAAAATGCATTGAAGATGTGGGTAGAGATGAAGCAGTATGAGGTAGTGCCCGAGTCTGCGCATTATTCTCTCTTGGTGGGTGGACTTCTAGAGCACAGGTTATTTTCCAAGGCAAGAGAGTTATATGCAGAGATGAAATCCAATGGAATTGATGACCCAAGTCTCCAAAAGTTCTTTCAGCCAACTGGTTCAAGAGGACAAGGAGATGTGTCAAATCCTGAACATACTAGAAAAGGGAAACTGGTGAAACATGGGAGACACAAGGTGGTCAGAAGTGAAAAATATAGAAGGTAA